CTTCGATTGTTCGCAACGCGCTTTCGTTTGCCTTTTTTCCGATGATAGGGGTCGCTGCGCCAAGAACGAAGCATGTACAACTGATGATTAATGGCGAATCGTTAGGGGTGTATCACGAAATTGAAGGTGTTGAGAAATTGTTTTTCCGCAGGAGAAGTATTGGTGCATCTTCATTGTTCTACGCAGTAAATAATCAAGCTGATTTCGGTCTCTACGCTCCTGAAACGAGTCAGCTGAAATCGTCGCTTCTAAAAGGTTATGAATACAGATTTGGGAATTTATCAGAGAAAACTAAGCTTAAAGCATTCATAAAGGGATTAAATACTTACAATGGCAAGCGAGGAGAGGCGTTCCTAAGCTCAAGTCTTGATGTAGACAATTATCTTCGTTGGCTGGCGGGTGCAGTGTTGACCGGGAACTATGACGGATTTGAGCAAAATTATGCTATTTACCGCAGCAGCAAAACAAGAAGGTTTCGAATGATTCCTTGGGATTATGAGGGGACTTGGGGGCGTAATTGCTACGGTAAGCTCGTCGATAGTGATTTGGTAAAAGTCACGGGATATAATTACTTGACGAGTAAGCTACTGGAATACCCGAGTTTCACAAGACGTTATAAAACTATTTTACAAAGTGCTTTGAACGGGCCATTCACGGAAAAAAAGTTAATGCCTATTGTGGAAGGGATGCTAAAGAAAGTATCCAGCTATGTTCGAGAAGACAGTACGCGTCGATGGTCTTATGGGGATTTTCTTGGAGAGTCGAGTGTTATACGCCAGTATATTAAGGAAAGAAGGGCTATTATCAAAGCTGAAATCCTTCGCCTATAGCGGGAACGTAAGTTCCTATAACCTTCCTGTCAGATCATCTTTCTGATATGATGGAAGGATAAGAAAGGCGGTTTGACAATGGATTTATTCAGCTTTCGTGAGGGGACAGAGCCGCGGGCGCGGTTACTAGCAGATCGAATGCGTCCAGAGACGCTAGAGGAATATATCGGACAGGAGCACCTTATTGGTGAAGGGAAATTGCTGCGCCGGGCGATCGAAGGTGACGTGGTTTCCTCCATATTGCTTTTTGGTCCCCCAGGTTGTGGGAAAACAACTCTCGCGCATATTATATCGAAGCAAACGAAAGGCGACTTTGTCCGGTTAAATGCGGTCGATGCTACGGTGAAGGACGTCCGTGAAGTGATTGAGCAGGCGGAAAATAACAAGAGCATGTATGGTCGTAAAACGATTCTTTTTCTAGATGAGGTACATCGCTTTAATAGTGCCCGCCAAGATGCGCTTCTTCCTGCTGTCGAGCGGGGGATTATCGTATTTATCGGGGCGACAACAGAAAATCCTTTTCATTCCGTTAATGGAGCTTTGCTGTCACGTTCGACTTTGTTTCGACTAGAGCCGCTCGAGAAAGAGCATTCCATGCTAGCTGTAAGAAGAGCACTAGCGGATTCTTCTAAGGGTCTTGGTTTTATGAAGCTGGAAGTAGATGAGGAAGCTTTGGAGCATATCGCATCTATGGCAAATGGAGATATACGTCGCGCCTTGACTGCCTTGGAGTTAGCTGCGGTGACGACTCCATCCGAGCTTGACGGTGCAGTACGAATTACACTTGATGTCGCGGTGGAATCTATTCGCCAGCCAACGGTTAAGGCAGATGAATCTACCCAGTACGATGTGCTATCAGCTTTTCATAAGAGCTTGAGAGGATCTAGCGATGCAGCTTTATTCTGGTTTCTGTATGCGGTTGAGAAGCTAGGGATGGATCCTATGGTGTTTCTAAGGCGCTTGACCGTTGCTTGTAGTGAAGATATCGGTTTGGCTAATCCTCAGGCTATGGTACAGGCTGTAAGTGCTATGGAGGCTTATCACCGGATTGGCTGGCCAGAATCCAAATATATCGTATCACAGGCTATTTTGTTTGCTGTGGAAAGTCCCAAATCCAATGCTATTGCCGTTACAATTGGGCGAATTATGGCGTCGTTCGATGCGATTAAATCGGCAGAGGTGCCATTTCATCTGAGGGATGCACACTACAGTGGTGCTCAGAAGCTAGGACATGTTGGTTACCAATATCCGCATGATTTTCCAGGTCATTATGTAGAACAGAATTATTTGCCGGACAAGCTTGCTTCTAAAGTGTTTTACGAAGCTACTGCACAGGGAATGGAAGATAAAATACGTCAGAATCAATCTAAACGCAGAGAAAAACGATCGGGAAAACTTTAAAATGAGTCAATTTATTATGAAAAATCAGTAAAATCGTTAGATTCGGGGATATATAGCCTTTTCGTTCGAAAAATCGGCATAGGTGGCAGGCTCAAGCGAATAGAGATGGGTACTACGGCGAATTACGCAGTCAGTCGCTGTTTGACGGACTGCCTCAAACCGTCTAAGCTATATAAAAGCCTTATATCTAGCTATTCTGAATTATTGTAAGTATCTTTCAAAATATAAAGGAGGTGTACCTATCCTCTCTAATCGGTGAGGATAGGGAATATTTGGACGGTGACCCCTTTCCATTAAGCGTGGACTTGGTCCTAATTTTTATCTTGGTGTTTCTGAACGGCTTCTTTGTGGCCGCAGAATTTGCCATGGTTAAGGTACGTGGCTCAAGAATTGATACATTGGTGCAAGAAGGGCACAAGAAAGCTAAGGTCGCTTCTCATCTAATGGACCATCTTGATGCTTATTTATCGGCCTGTCAGCTTGGAATTACTCTTGCTTCTCTCGGCCTTGGTTGGATCGGTGAACCAGCGATCGCAAGAATGCTGGAGCCTCTTTTCGTATCCATGAACCTAAGCAGCAGTTTCGTTCATCCTGCATCTTTCATTATCGGCTTTACATTTATTACGGTGCTGCATATTGTGCTTGGAGAATTGATGCCCAAGTCCGTTGCAATCCGCAAAGCTGAGATGGTTACGCTTTGGACAGCGACTCCGCTTATCTTTTTCCGTAGGGTGATGAGTCCTTTTATATGGGCGCTTAATGGAATAGCTGGTTTATTGCTTAAGCCCTTCGGAATCGATACCTCAGAAGTTTCATCCTCTGCTCATACGGAGGAGGAGATAAGGATACTTGTTAAAGAGAGTCATAAGAGCGGGTTGATCGATAAGACCGAATTAACGCTAATGGACAATATTTTTGAATTTGTGGAAACGAATGCTCGCGAAATTATGATTCCACGGACAGATATGAGCTGCTTGTACGGTAACTTATCTTTTGAAGAAAACAAAGCCATGGCCCTTAGGGAAATGCACACTCGATATCCTGTATGCGAGAAGGATAAGGATAACATTATCGGATTTGTTCATATTAAGGACTTATTGAAAGTATCTGATCATTCGATTCATGATATACGTGATGTTATGCGTCCAATAACAACGATA
This portion of the Cohnella abietis genome encodes:
- a CDS encoding replication-associated recombination protein A, with the protein product MDLFSFREGTEPRARLLADRMRPETLEEYIGQEHLIGEGKLLRRAIEGDVVSSILLFGPPGCGKTTLAHIISKQTKGDFVRLNAVDATVKDVREVIEQAENNKSMYGRKTILFLDEVHRFNSARQDALLPAVERGIIVFIGATTENPFHSVNGALLSRSTLFRLEPLEKEHSMLAVRRALADSSKGLGFMKLEVDEEALEHIASMANGDIRRALTALELAAVTTPSELDGAVRITLDVAVESIRQPTVKADESTQYDVLSAFHKSLRGSSDAALFWFLYAVEKLGMDPMVFLRRLTVACSEDIGLANPQAMVQAVSAMEAYHRIGWPESKYIVSQAILFAVESPKSNAIAVTIGRIMASFDAIKSAEVPFHLRDAHYSGAQKLGHVGYQYPHDFPGHYVEQNYLPDKLASKVFYEATAQGMEDKIRQNQSKRREKRSGKL
- a CDS encoding CotH kinase family protein, whose translation is MLLPIRRISVDETNYEALEKNLWNDKYVSAKMTTNGKQVKVSLRYRGGHNRGYPKRSYEVVRKNQAFHYNAEFDDPSIVRNALSFAFFPMIGVAAPRTKHVQLMINGESLGVYHEIEGVEKLFFRRRSIGASSLFYAVNNQADFGLYAPETSQLKSSLLKGYEYRFGNLSEKTKLKAFIKGLNTYNGKRGEAFLSSSLDVDNYLRWLAGAVLTGNYDGFEQNYAIYRSSKTRRFRMIPWDYEGTWGRNCYGKLVDSDLVKVTGYNYLTSKLLEYPSFTRRYKTILQSALNGPFTEKKLMPIVEGMLKKVSSYVREDSTRRWSYGDFLGESSVIRQYIKERRAIIKAEILRL
- a CDS encoding hemolysin family protein, producing the protein MVLIFILVFLNGFFVAAEFAMVKVRGSRIDTLVQEGHKKAKVASHLMDHLDAYLSACQLGITLASLGLGWIGEPAIARMLEPLFVSMNLSSSFVHPASFIIGFTFITVLHIVLGELMPKSVAIRKAEMVTLWTATPLIFFRRVMSPFIWALNGIAGLLLKPFGIDTSEVSSSAHTEEEIRILVKESHKSGLIDKTELTLMDNIFEFVETNAREIMIPRTDMSCLYGNLSFEENKAMALREMHTRYPVCEKDKDNIIGFVHIKDLLKVSDHSIHDIRDVMRPITTIPESMPISTLLKLMQKRKSQIAILIDEYGGTSGLVTLEDIMEEIVGEIQDEFDEERPDLEQQDESTYSINGMMLIEEVNSYFGLDISTDDYDTIGGWVYSQIENPPTKSQFVESVDGYRFTIEETDHMRISRITVSRAGNSRWELQAETG